The nucleotide window TTTGCAGTAAACATACCACCGCAAGAACCAGCGGTTGGACATGCATAGTTTTCAATGTTTTTGAGTGCCTCTAGTGTGAGATTTCCAGCGTCATATGCTCCGACTGCCTCGTACACATCTTGTACTGTGAGCTGTTTTCCATTTAGCATGCCCGGCATTATAGTTCCACCATACACGAATATTGATGGTAGATTCAATCGAGCCATTGCCATCATTGTGCCAGGCAAGCTCTTATCACACCCTGCAATTCCTACCAGTCCATCATATTGATGTGCACGCACCATCAATTCTATAGAATCTGCAATTACCTCTCTTGATATCAGTGAAGACTTCATTCCTTCGTGGCCCATGGCTATCCCATCGGATACTGCTATGGTGGAAAATTCTCTTGGGGTAAATCCCGCATCTGACACTCCTTGCTTTGCCTTGATTGCTAGTCTTGGCAGGTGAATATTACAAGGTGTGGCCTCATTTCCAGTGTGACACACGCCAATAAACGGTTTATCTAAATCATTGTCAGTTAGGCCCATTGCCTTGTACATGGCTCGGTGTGGGGCCCGTGATGTTCCCTCTACTACGTTTCTGCTTGATATTTCCATCATATCACCACCATATTCAATACAATATTAGAATTTGGTTGATTTTCAGCTATTTCTTTTCAATGAACAGACCATCCAACTCCATAAGGTAGTTGTCCACTTGGGTCTGGTTTTCGTTTCCGTATAACACGAGGATTCTATCGTCCTCATTTAGGACATAGTCTGTGAGTGATGGTATCTTTTCATGGTTTACATAGAATTTGAGTGAATAATCCTCATTTGTGCAGAATGTGTGTTCTGGCTTTTTGTCTGGGAATGTAAAGCAGTTATCATCTAGTCCGACTTTGATGGTGTGAAATAGGTATCCAATATTGACATTTGATGCATGTCTGTGGATGGTGTCACCGTTTTGGCTCTCAAAGTGAATGTATGGGCTCTTTACCTGATAGTCTGGCAGTGAGAAATCAAACTCATCGCCAAAGATTCTAACTAGTATGGCTGCGTGTTCGTGCTCATCTCCTAGCTTGCCAGCGCCTGGTGGGCCTGACATTTGAGTTCCAGTCACTGCTATTTTTTCATAATAATGGTATGACGCATATCCTACAATTGCAATCACTACTGCAAAAACGCCGATTGCAATCAGGGTGTTTTTTTGCTTTGAGGCCTTTTGCCTGTCTGCATAGTTTTCCCGTTCTTTTTCTCGTCGGGATTCCCTGTTATTGCCCATTGAGTTTGGTGCAAAATCAAGCACTAATTAATCAATCGCCATTTGATCTTACGATACTATAATAAAATACAAAACTCCGCAGAAAATGATTGGACTGCATATTCTGCGATATTATATCCAGTAGCCGCGAGGGCCATTTCATTTACGAAGATGATAATCATGTGGCGTTTTTGGACAAGTATCCAATTGACAAGGGTCACACATTAGTTGTTCCAAAACAACACTATGAGAAGATCACAGACATGCCAGAGGAAATGGTTGGGATTTTGTTCTCAAAGATTCCAAAAATCGCTCAGGCAATAATGAAGACTACTGGCGCCGTTGCGTTTTCCTTGGCACAGAATAATGGACGGGCTGCAAAGCAAATCATACCGCATGTCCACGTACACATCATACCAAGATATGCGGAAATGGGTGCAGTCTGGACCAAGCGAACCATTCCAAGCTCGGATGAGCTAAATTCGCAGGCAACACAAATCAAATCAAACTTTTAGGAATTCATCCTATTGGCAATCTGCTTTAGTAATTGAAAGATTTTATCAGTATCTGGGATTCCAGCCCGTCGTAGTTCTGCCTTTAGCAGCAAGAGCGGGTCAGAAATCTCTGGCCTTGTGGTCTTTAGCTCGACTTTGACATTGTTGATTTGCTGGCGTTTTTTTGCAATCTCGTCCTTGGTTCGCTGGACTATGAGTTCCTGGTATAGGAGCTTGTCCTTCATTTTCTCACACTCTTCTTCTAGTACGGATAGTAGATTTTGGACATTTTCGATTGTAACGTGTTTTGGATTTATCTTGTCCAGCTCGTATCTGGTCTTGATTTTATTTTGTAGTAGGTCTAATTCTCCTAGGAATTTTTTTTCATCCTGTTTGATTTGCTTTATTTTCTCCACCTTGTCTTTTATCATGCCGTTTACAAATCTGAAATACTGGTCGGTGTTGCCAAACTGATCCTTTAGCTGAGCAGACTTTTCCTTTACTAGGTCCTCATTGGTTTGGTTTTGGTTGAATCTATTGGAAAATGCAATGATTCGCTCCTTTGGAGACATTGGGTCTGACGATGGATGCTGTTTTAGCTCCGCTGTAATGTGAGACCATTCTTCTTCCGATGAGATGTTTCTATTGTATCGATCATCACCATTGCGTGCAGTACGGTGGATGTGTTTTGTCATCGTATAGTGATGTGCGAGGCTATGATTTTACCCGGGTGTTGTTTATTAGAACACACATTTTTTGTTCGTTTAAAGTAACAAGACTAGTCTTAAAAGATGAACTTCTAATTTTGTAGTGTAATGGACATTTTGATTGCAGAGGACAATGAATTTACTGCAAAACAGTACAAAACGGCGCTGGAAAAGCACAATCACAAAGTCACTCTAACAAAGGATGGGGTAGAGTGCGTTGATCATTACACCAACGAGGCAAAATATGAGGAGTTGTTCCGCAAAACCAGGACATCCCCATTTGATATCGTATTATTGGATCATGACATGCCAAGAATGACTGGAGCTGCAGCCGCAAAAGAAATTCTAGAGCAAAGACCAAACCAGAGGCTGATATTTTTGTCTGCATATGGCAATAATATCATGAATAAACTACAAGATGTCCGAGAGGATACCATCCAAATAGTGCAAAAGCCCTTTTCGCTGAGCTTTTTGATAAAAAAAATAGAAGGCTCGCGTCTCAAAAAAAGAATCATCAATACTCAGGATGGTAATGTGATGACTGCGTCCCAAGATGGTGCGGCAATTCGATAATCTGCCCGACAACCTTTTATGATATAATAAAACCCGACAGTTATTGTCGCCAAAATTTGTCGTAATGGCGGTTTTAACTTCCATCATACTTTGTCAAATCGGATTATTTGCTGTTGCTGAAGCTGAAAAGACTCCTGATTTTGGATTACAAAGAAGCCAAGGAGTACACGAAACTGAACAAAACACAATTCTCGATAGTCGTACACAGTTAAAGATTACAACAAAAAACGGGTTTAACTCTGTAATTGATCTTGTTGTGACTGTCGATCCACCAAATCGCGGAGTGGAGGCGACTATTAATGGAAAGACATCCTTGACAATTGATCCCAAAAAAGAAAATGCAGGTTTGTCAGTCCATGTTTCAGATGATGCCCCTGATGGTGACTATAAAGTAACAATTACCGGTACAAGTATTATCAATGGTAAGAAAGTCGAACGCATTACTTTCTTTACAGTTAAAGTAAAGCCCCCTAGTGAATTTTTCCTTAAAGCAAATCCCTCCTCAATAACAATACCTCAAGGAGGAAGTGGGTTTACCACAGTTAAAGCTACAGCTACAAAGTCATTCAAAAATCCAATTAATTTGGAAGTGTGGTTCAAATCTACTGGATTTTCAAGCAAATTTTCAGGTGATGGGCAATTAACCATGGAAATGATAACTCAGTCCTTTACAGAGTGGTTTATTGAGCCAAAACAAGGCAAACCAACAAACACAAAGCTAGAAATCAAAGTCAATCCTCATGTCGCACCGGGAACGTACTATGCAACAATTGAGGGCACGATGCAAAATGTTCAATTTGGCGCACCTAAACATTCAATCCCACTAACGATTCATGTGACTGCAAATCCAGAATTTGCTCACCTGCAAGTTCCGACTTTATTTGATATGGACTTTGAACATCGACAAGAAACAGTACAAATGGGCTCAATGCTTCTAAATGACATTACCGTTTGGTCGGAGAGGCCTGATGAGACCATCACATTTACTGTATCTGTGTCGCCACCTAACAAAGGAGTATCTGCAGACATAAATCAGAAAAGGATCATCCCAAACAAATTACCAGCTACTGGAGTTTTTGTAATGGTTGCCGTTTCTGATTCTGCTGAGCCTGGCAAATATACGGTCATATTAACTGGTGTCACATCTACACTATCTGGCAAAGAACTAACACAGAGCGCGAGCTTTGATGTCATTGTACCAGAAAAGAACAAAAAAACAGTAGAACCTAAAAACTCGGAACAATCGTTAATTCAAAATGATCCATCAAAATCATCTACAATAAAGAAAGCAGAATTTGCACAAATACGCGCCGAGCTTGGTAAATTATATCAAATCAGCAAACACGGTGAAAAACTTGCATCCCTAATAAAAAATGCCAATGATGATGAATCAAAAGCACTAAAGAAAATGTCCGGAGATATCAAATCCGTTTATTCAAAAACAAAAAACACTGATGCAAAAAAGCTAGACGAGAAAATACAAAAGCAGATTAAAGATGCAGAAGTTGATAAAAAGCAAATATCTGCAATTGACAGCGCATCTAAAAAAATAACAAAACAAATCATTAGTATTGCAAAAGATAACGATATTAAAAAAACAGAATTAGACAAGATAATTAAAAACGACAAAAAAAATACAGATTCAAACAAACCACAATCTCTCAATAAAATCAAAGAGCACTATGTTGCTGCTTACAATGAAATATTTGATGATGATGAGATGTATCGCACTGTTTCTCCCACCGCATCCGCCATTGCTGACTATTGGGACAATGTCATGACTACTCTACCATCGGATCCAGAGCAAATAAGCGAAGATACTATCAGAGCAATAGATCCTTCTGGTTTGTCATCAATCAAAAAAGAATCCATTCTGGATGATTTGGACCCAACAATTAGGGGGCCAGACGTTAATGAGTCAAAAGAAAAGCCAAACACCGAGGAAAACGACCCGAATGCCCCACCAGAATCAATTCTGGATGATGTAGATACTGATTATGCTCCTGATGCTCGCGCACCAAAAGAAAAGCCAAAGACAACACCCTCTGGAATAGATCATCGCAGAATTGCACTAGACGACATGCTCATAATTGAACAATCACTAGCACAAGAACTTCAAGATTATCTCAGAGATAAGATGCTACAAATTGATTTAGAAAGACAACTCAAAGACCTAAAACAAAAAATCACAATCACTGATACAAAAAAGCCGATTATCCAAAAGGATCCAACAAAGCTGCCTGAAACAAAAACTGACACTAAACCAAAAAGCACTCAACCAGAAAAAACAGAAAAGCCAGTCATCCAAAAAGATCCTACAATAACAAAGCCAAGCAACACAAAACCTACACTATCCATTCCAAAACAGGTAACATACGAGGCAACTGGCCCATCTGGAGCAAATGTGGTATTTTCCACATCAAGCCAGGACAAGGAAGACGGCTCACTTATCCCTGTTTGTACTCCTACATCGGGCTCTACATTCCCAATTGGCACAACTTCAGTTAGCTGCACTGTGACAGATTCTAATAATAATTCAGTTTCTGGCTCTTTTACCATAACCGTACGTGATACGACACCTCCTGCCTTTGCACCATTCCAGCCAACAGAAGGAGTCAGGGATGATTCCGGCGTGCAGGTGTTCTTTGATGTTACTGCCAATGATCTGGTAGATGGTAATGTTCCAGTAAGCTGTAATTATCAATCCGGTTACAAATTCCCACCAGGTGTTACCGAATTGAAATGCACTGCATCCGATTCCAGAGGGAATCAATCAACAAAAACAGTACAAATCACAGTAACTGTAACCGAATCAGGCCAATGATACTGTTGATTTTCATTGAACTTTCCAAGATGTAGTCTATTAGATAGAATAAGACGTGATCTTTATTACACAATAGACTAGCAAAAACCTGTGAGACAATTCAAGAATTCCTCACTGTTTTTGATATTCATATTGATTAGTTCTGTAACTTTTACCAATTTTGCAAACGCCCAAGATATCGATGCTGATGGTGATGGCATCTCAGACAATAAGGACAATTGCAAAAAAATAGCAAACAAGAACCAGTCAGATAAGGATGGGGATGGAATTGGTGATAGCTGTGATCCAAAAAATGATAAAAAATCTGATTCGACCAAAAAACAAACAAAACCAACATCACAAAAAAATCCAAAAAGTGTCAACAAAAACAATGTTGTTGCAAAAGCAGAAAATGAAATAAAAGAAACAAAGACCGAGACCCTACCTAATGGTGCTCAAGAGACTACTACAAAATACAAGGATGGTACAAAAGTAGTTGAAGGCAGCGGATTACGTCACACTTGGGTTAGTACAACATACACAAACGGCACAACCATAACGATATACGATGGAGGTGATGGCGGATATGAAAAAAGTAGTATAATGGACAGCGTTCGAGTTCGAGGCTATCCAAATGGAACCATAGTCACATCGGATAGTACAATGCTTATTTACCGATACCCAGACGGTTCGCGTTTTGTAATTTATGATGTGCTCGGAGGTGGTAGAACCGATATTACTTTTGCAGATGGTACTTATCGCTCCATTTATGGAAGTCGCACCGATGATCGTGTGGCAATCGCAGTTGACATATTGAAGTCATTCTGGGGCAATAATGTACCAATAGCAAATCAACGACCGAACGTTAACGATGATGCAATGGTTCCAAAAAGCGCTACACCGCCAACAAAAAATCAGATAAAGGTTTCAAATGATGATCTCAAAACCTTGTATACGATAGCTAAATTACATGAAAGTGCATCTACCACATTAGCTAGTGTAAACGACCAACAAACAAAAATTCTACAAAAAGCTACTGCAGCTGCAAATCAGGACCTAACAAAAGAGCAGAAAACTATACTAAAATCATTACTCAAAGAACAAGATTCTGATAAAAAAGACATCAAAGCAATTCAAGATTATACCAAAAAAGTCTCAAATGCAGTTAAGAAACTAGCTCAAAAAGAAGGACTGAAATCATCAGAACTTGATAAAATAGCAAAACCGGTAAAATCTGGAAAACCCATCAAGAACGGCCCTGCAAACCAGCTAAAACAGGATGCGACAAATGCAAAAGATACCCTTGATGAAGCAAAAAAATTCCAAGAAGAAATTGACTTGGCAAAAATTGCAATTCAGATAGGAGAAATACTGCCAGATTCGGAAGGCAGAAGTAATTTTGAGCAAAGAGTGGAAAAAAGGTTTGAAGAGCAATATGCCAGAGAAAATGCTCGACAAGATCGAGAACGAGAACAAAAATTAGCCAAACAACAAGAAGAGGCTGATGAAAAAAGCAAACAACATGTAATTGACATGATGCAACAGCTCTTAGAACTAGTTCAAAAACAAGAACAAGCCCAGACTGACTCTGTTTTGAATACATTACCTGATCCACATCTATATGAACAAACCCAAAACAAAGATCTGGCTGCAAAGAAGGATCCAAGTAAACCGGCCACTACATCTAATGTTATCCCACTTCAATCAAAACGAGGTACATATAGTGAACCTACAAACCCATGTACATCAAAAAATCTGACTATTGAGGCCATGTGGATTTTGGCAAAATCATCAAACATTGATTCTGGATCAGCTACTGTACTTATTTTAGATCTTGGAAATAACAAACCCAAGACACCTACAAGTATTAGTAAAAATATTGATGATGGGGTAATCCGATATTCTGGATATGCTGAACATCCCGGACATTATCAGCTTTGGTTATCAGAAATCGACGGTAAAATAATGCAAGGCAGTCTAATTGATATTGTAATTCCAAACTTGTGCATCAGTACATCGCCACCTCCAGTCATTGCAGAACCAGGAGGGGGTGGATTTAACGTGGAGCCTAATACAAAACCGACTTTAACCATACCGAAACAAATAACACAAGAAGCTACTGGTCCATCTGGCGCACTTGTGGAATATGTTCCAACAGGCATCGATAAAGAAGACGGTTCCATTACTCCAATATGCAACCCGCCACCATACAGTATTTTTCCAATCGGTGTTACTACTGTATCTTGTACCGTAACTGATTCTAATGGTAATTCCGTATCGGGATCATTCACTGTAACAATACGAGATACCACACCACCAAACATCCCAGCATTTCAACCCCGGGAAGGAGTCAAAGATGAATCTGGAATTCAAGTCTTCTACGAGGTAACTGCAACAGATCTAGTGGACGGTGCAGTACAAGTAAGCTGCAACTATCCTTCTGGCTACAAATTCCCAATAGGAGTCACAGTTTTGACATGTACTGCATCGGATTCACATGGAAATCAATCAACAAGGTCATTACAAATTACGGTAACTTCCACACAATCTGGCCAATAAATCACGGCTTTAATTTTCCACCAATCTTCCACTCTAGTTCTGCTTTTTCCTGAGCAATAACATCCAGTAGTTTTTCTTCAGAGCTTTCCACTTTTTTGATGCTGGACTGGGTTGTTTTCTGTATGTTGTTATTTGCTTCAAAGAACGGTAATCCAACCAAAGAAGCAACAAATGTGATGATTCCAATGCCAGATATTATGGCAATCTTGGTCTTGATGGAATGTTTCATTATTTTAGGTGATTCCAAATAATCAAAAAACTAGTCTGTGATCAAACTGCACAAGCTAGAGATTTGGATTATATCGTAGCATGGCGCCAGATTTGCCCAGACTGGACAACATCACACCGTATTCGGATAGTCCTGAGATGACCTCTATTTTCGTGCCAAAAGGTATTGCTATCGTGGATAGATAATCCACAATATCCTGAACGGTTGCCTCTGAATCCATTGATTTGCAAGATGGGCATGGCTGGTTTAGCAGCTCAGTTTTTCTTGTAATGACCTTGTTGTGTTCTAGTATCTCTTCTTGGATGTTTTTGCATCTTCTACATGTTACTTCCAGTCTGTGCAGATTGGTATCATCGGTGATTAGTATGGTATCAACTACATTATTTTTCAAAAATCCCATTATGTCCTTGAGGCCATAAACTCCAAGGCCTGACCGATTGTTGATTTCTCGGAATAATTTCTCTACTAGTTTTTTTTCTTCTGATAATCGAAAATCAGACAAAACATCCTGAGCTTTTATGAATGCCTCACGAATTCCCTCCGAACCAGAATATGACGTATCCAGTGTGGCAAGCACCATGTTTGCTAGCCTATATTCTAGATAGTTTGCTTTCAGAAAGTCTTCCTTTGTAGGTCCTGGGCCTGACACTATCAAGCCCTTGATTGGATAAATGTCAATGAAAAATTCTTTGGTTACCTCGGCCACACGATTATAATAATATGACAACTCCATTTCTCGCAATCGCTCAAAACGCCTAGCTGACTGGCCACCCTGTCTGTGTTTTCCTGCAACGCCAGAGCTAGTCTCTCGAAGTACCTCGATTTTATCACCATGGAGTAGGCCCCACCCGGCATCCTTGGTATCAATTGCTAAAAACCCAATCAGATTGTCATCTTTTAGCATGTCCTTTAGAATATCGACATGGAAATGATCATCGCATCTATACAGCGAGGTTGCCAAGTCCTTTGGCGGTTCCAGCTCCCATACTTTGATGATCTCACTACCAAGTGGACCGCCGCCTTCTGGTGGAACTGCACCACAAAACACGACCAATCCTCGTGGTGGTGTGTCCTTGTACAGCTTTAATCTCTGCTGGACGCGAGATAGTGCATCTACAACATGGGTTCTAGTCATGGCGGACTTGATGTTGTCTGCGGTTCCAGCCTCCTCTCTTAGCTGGTTAATCACAAGGTGAAGTTGCTTTCCCTTTGGAATGTATACTGTAATGAGCTCAGTTCCCCTTCCGGATATTCGTGATAATTCGTCTAGTGTCTTTTTTATTTTGTAAATTTTAACGGAGTCTTGCTTTTCTATGTTGATTTTTCCCAATGATTGAACGCCTGGCGGATGCAATATTAAGATTCCAAAACGGCATCAAATTTTGTGATATAATGCCGCACTAGTCAATAATCATACCATGGCGTGCCATGCGTGGAAAAAACACCATACCAAATCCAAACACAGGACTATCCCAAACTATTGCGATACAAAATAACAAAATCTGGATTTTACCATATGGAGGAACTGATCACCAGAATATACATTGAAGAACAAATCCCAACCATGCACACTCTGGTGAATCTTGGCATCTTGCTGCGAGTAAACATGTGCCAGACAATGAATATGGAAAATGAGAGTATGTTTCAGGATGTCTCTAGCAGAGCAAAAAAGTTCGGAGGAGTAGAACCAGAATACATTGCCGAGTGTGTCAAATCACTAATCGGACGAGGATTAATTGAAGCAAATCCACAATATGATCGAGGCCTTGCCTTGCAAATACACCACTACGGGTTACATTCCATCTAGTACTTTTCTGAATACTTCTAATGGTTGATTGCCAGTGATCTTTGTTATTTTATCACCAGAAATTATCAGAAATGACGGTGTTGCATTGATTTCAATTCCCTGTGCAAATTCGTATGTATCCAATACCTCTTGATGGTATTTTTTAGAATCAAGACACTCATTTAGTGACGCTGTGTCTACCTCAGCAGCTTGGGCAAATTGGGTTATAGCGTCGCGGTTTACCCAGCCGGTTCTCTCACCTTTCCAGCTTCTATAAATGACATCGTGCATTGGCCAAAATTTCCCTTGCTCATTTGCACAATGAGCTGCCTCTGCTGCCAATACCGAATCAGGACCATTTAATGTAAAATCAACAAAAACAAGGCTTGCCTTGCCAGAATCAATATACTCTTTTTGAATAATACCTAATCTGTCTTTGTGAAATTTGTAACAGTACGTACACTGATAGTCGCCAAACTCGATTATTGTGATGGGTGCTGATTCATCACCCATGTACGGTGAGCCCAAGGTCACCAGTTCAGATACGGTAAAATCCCCAGATTCTGGCTCATTTGTCCCAAAATACACCGCCGCAAAAATGGCTGCTGCCACACCAATTCCTACTGGTATTGCAAGCATTACCTTTGACATTACCCCAAATGAAATTTGCCGCAAACAAATAGCTATCGATGAGTAGCTATTGTCCAGAGAGCCGAGTTTTTTGCGGCAATCTCGGCAACAAAAGGATCAGATGCTGACGATATTATTATGAGATCTCCATTGTGCGGATGCAGCTCATCTAGCAGTGTCTGTCTGGTCTTTGAATCATTTGCAAGACAGTCAATGTTTTCTTTGGGAAACACAAACTGGTTGTCCTTGTATTGGATGGTAGTAGCCCCACTTGCCCCATACAAAATAGCATAGTCTCGTTGCTCCATTCCAGATTTTGTGGCAGTAGAATATCTCTTTAGAATCACACCGTAGTTGAATTTACCTGGAGCAATTGAGCATTTTTTTATTGCACATTCGTGTGGCATCACATCATATAGGGATTTTACAAAATTCTTGCCCTTGTTAGTAAGAAATGTGCCGGATTTTGTCGAGTCTGCAAACGATTCCTCCTTTAGGTGGGCAATCATTGTTTTGACTGCTCCCTCCCCCATGTGTAGCTGCGAGCAAAACATACTTCGAGATACAAATTGATCCACATGCAACATCTGCAAGGCCTTGAAGACGTGCGGAACAGAAAATGTTAAAACCTTTGCTGATCCTTTTCTGGAAACAATATTTTGCAAGGCCTGAACCTTTGATTGCATGCTCATGATTTTATATATTGGATGGATCATCCCAGAACTTAAATACATTCAGCTAAACCTGACTTGCATGTCTCAATCAAAAGAGATTGCAATTTCAAAGTCAAGTGTTCCAAAGATAGCAATTATCGCACTAGCTGCAATATTTGTTCTAGGAATGTTTGTAGTCGGCTTTGATCAAGGACACGTCTTTAGTGTTGTCTTTGGCGAGCAGGCCTTTGATGAAATGTACATTCACGAACTAACTCATGACATGAGACATGCAGCTGGCTTTCCGTGCCACTAGGTGTTCGTCATGAAGGTTTCTCTTTTTATTGCGATCATAGTTTTGTCTGGCGCTCTTGCCGGAGTTTCTTTGGGTTTAGTTAATCTGGTGATAGTCGAGCCATACTTGGATACTGCAATTGGAATTGAAAACCAAAGCCTGTTTGCATCAGGTGAGGAAGAGGATACGCCAGAGTTTTGGGCAAACTATTACTCGTACAGAGTGTGGCAAAAGGGTGGACAGTTACTTGCAGGTGCTATTCTTGGAACATCACTAGGCACATTGTTTGGCATAGTGTTTGCATATTCAAAAAATGCGTTGCCAGGAAAATCAATGATCAAAAAAGCACTGGTGCTGAGCCTCATCATGTGGGCAACACTATATGTGATACCATTTGCAAAATACCCTGCAAATCCTCCAACCGTTGGAGACCCCGAAACCATCATGCTAAGACAGTCATTATATCTGGCATTCATGGCAATCTCTGGCCTTGGCGCACTGGGATTCTATCAGGTATACAAAAAAGTAAACAAAAAGGCAATTGCATTTGCTGGCTATGGAATAATGATGGCAGTAGTGTTCTTTGTAATGCCGCCAAACCCAGACCCAGTACAGATTGACTCTGGACTATTGACTGGCTTTAGGGTAACATCCATG belongs to Candidatus Nitrosotenuis cloacae and includes:
- a CDS encoding HIT family protein, with the protein product MDCIFCDIISSSREGHFIYEDDNHVAFLDKYPIDKGHTLVVPKQHYEKITDMPEEMVGILFSKIPKIAQAIMKTTGAVAFSLAQNNGRAAKQIIPHVHVHIIPRYAEMGAVWTKRTIPSSDELNSQATQIKSNF
- a CDS encoding response regulator, which encodes MDILIAEDNEFTAKQYKTALEKHNHKVTLTKDGVECVDHYTNEAKYEELFRKTRTSPFDIVLLDHDMPRMTGAAAAKEILEQRPNQRLIFLSAYGNNIMNKLQDVREDTIQIVQKPFSLSFLIKKIEGSRLKKRIINTQDGNVMTASQDGAAIR
- a CDS encoding HYR domain-containing protein produces the protein MSPKFVVMAVLTSIILCQIGLFAVAEAEKTPDFGLQRSQGVHETEQNTILDSRTQLKITTKNGFNSVIDLVVTVDPPNRGVEATINGKTSLTIDPKKENAGLSVHVSDDAPDGDYKVTITGTSIINGKKVERITFFTVKVKPPSEFFLKANPSSITIPQGGSGFTTVKATATKSFKNPINLEVWFKSTGFSSKFSGDGQLTMEMITQSFTEWFIEPKQGKPTNTKLEIKVNPHVAPGTYYATIEGTMQNVQFGAPKHSIPLTIHVTANPEFAHLQVPTLFDMDFEHRQETVQMGSMLLNDITVWSERPDETITFTVSVSPPNKGVSADINQKRIIPNKLPATGVFVMVAVSDSAEPGKYTVILTGVTSTLSGKELTQSASFDVIVPEKNKKTVEPKNSEQSLIQNDPSKSSTIKKAEFAQIRAELGKLYQISKHGEKLASLIKNANDDESKALKKMSGDIKSVYSKTKNTDAKKLDEKIQKQIKDAEVDKKQISAIDSASKKITKQIISIAKDNDIKKTELDKIIKNDKKNTDSNKPQSLNKIKEHYVAAYNEIFDDDEMYRTVSPTASAIADYWDNVMTTLPSDPEQISEDTIRAIDPSGLSSIKKESILDDLDPTIRGPDVNESKEKPNTEENDPNAPPESILDDVDTDYAPDARAPKEKPKTTPSGIDHRRIALDDMLIIEQSLAQELQDYLRDKMLQIDLERQLKDLKQKITITDTKKPIIQKDPTKLPETKTDTKPKSTQPEKTEKPVIQKDPTITKPSNTKPTLSIPKQVTYEATGPSGANVVFSTSSQDKEDGSLIPVCTPTSGSTFPIGTTSVSCTVTDSNNNSVSGSFTITVRDTTPPAFAPFQPTEGVRDDSGVQVFFDVTANDLVDGNVPVSCNYQSGYKFPPGVTELKCTASDSRGNQSTKTVQITVTVTESGQ
- a CDS encoding HYR domain-containing protein, whose protein sequence is MISSVTFTNFANAQDIDADGDGISDNKDNCKKIANKNQSDKDGDGIGDSCDPKNDKKSDSTKKQTKPTSQKNPKSVNKNNVVAKAENEIKETKTETLPNGAQETTTKYKDGTKVVEGSGLRHTWVSTTYTNGTTITIYDGGDGGYEKSSIMDSVRVRGYPNGTIVTSDSTMLIYRYPDGSRFVIYDVLGGGRTDITFADGTYRSIYGSRTDDRVAIAVDILKSFWGNNVPIANQRPNVNDDAMVPKSATPPTKNQIKVSNDDLKTLYTIAKLHESASTTLASVNDQQTKILQKATAAANQDLTKEQKTILKSLLKEQDSDKKDIKAIQDYTKKVSNAVKKLAQKEGLKSSELDKIAKPVKSGKPIKNGPANQLKQDATNAKDTLDEAKKFQEEIDLAKIAIQIGEILPDSEGRSNFEQRVEKRFEEQYARENARQDREREQKLAKQQEEADEKSKQHVIDMMQQLLELVQKQEQAQTDSVLNTLPDPHLYEQTQNKDLAAKKDPSKPATTSNVIPLQSKRGTYSEPTNPCTSKNLTIEAMWILAKSSNIDSGSATVLILDLGNNKPKTPTSISKNIDDGVIRYSGYAEHPGHYQLWLSEIDGKIMQGSLIDIVIPNLCISTSPPPVIAEPGGGGFNVEPNTKPTLTIPKQITQEATGPSGALVEYVPTGIDKEDGSITPICNPPPYSIFPIGVTTVSCTVTDSNGNSVSGSFTVTIRDTTPPNIPAFQPREGVKDESGIQVFYEVTATDLVDGAVQVSCNYPSGYKFPIGVTVLTCTASDSHGNQSTRSLQITVTSTQSGQ
- the prf1 gene encoding peptide chain release factor aRF-1; translation: MGKINIEKQDSVKIYKIKKTLDELSRISGRGTELITVYIPKGKQLHLVINQLREEAGTADNIKSAMTRTHVVDALSRVQQRLKLYKDTPPRGLVVFCGAVPPEGGGPLGSEIIKVWELEPPKDLATSLYRCDDHFHVDILKDMLKDDNLIGFLAIDTKDAGWGLLHGDKIEVLRETSSGVAGKHRQGGQSARRFERLREMELSYYYNRVAEVTKEFFIDIYPIKGLIVSGPGPTKEDFLKANYLEYRLANMVLATLDTSYSGSEGIREAFIKAQDVLSDFRLSEEKKLVEKLFREINNRSGLGVYGLKDIMGFLKNNVVDTILITDDTNLHRLEVTCRRCKNIQEEILEHNKVITRKTELLNQPCPSCKSMDSEATVQDIVDYLSTIAIPFGTKIEVISGLSEYGVMLSSLGKSGAMLRYNPNL
- a CDS encoding DsbA family protein: MSKVMLAIPVGIGVAAAIFAAVYFGTNEPESGDFTVSELVTLGSPYMGDESAPITIIEFGDYQCTYCYKFHKDRLGIIQKEYIDSGKASLVFVDFTLNGPDSVLAAEAAHCANEQGKFWPMHDVIYRSWKGERTGWVNRDAITQFAQAAEVDTASLNECLDSKKYHQEVLDTYEFAQGIEINATPSFLIISGDKITKITGNQPLEVFRKVLDGM
- a CDS encoding DUF4443 domain-containing protein → MQSKVQALQNIVSRKGSAKVLTFSVPHVFKALQMLHVDQFVSRSMFCSQLHMGEGAVKTMIAHLKEESFADSTKSGTFLTNKGKNFVKSLYDVMPHECAIKKCSIAPGKFNYGVILKRYSTATKSGMEQRDYAILYGASGATTIQYKDNQFVFPKENIDCLANDSKTRQTLLDELHPHNGDLIIISSASDPFVAEIAAKNSALWTIATHR
- a CDS encoding CbtB domain-containing protein — its product is MSQSKEIAISKSSVPKIAIIALAAIFVLGMFVVGFDQGHVFSVVFGEQAFDEMYIHELTHDMRHAAGFPCH